One Branchiostoma floridae strain S238N-H82 chromosome 15, Bfl_VNyyK, whole genome shotgun sequence DNA window includes the following coding sequences:
- the LOC118432264 gene encoding uncharacterized protein LOC118432264, whose amino-acid sequence MKYVAAAKGNEHHIITFDGRDSELGAFAELRGVAVSPRNEVFVIEKELCQVQIFNLKGAYVHHFPTVVSRSEDVSLDGSMPAPGHPLFMCTRDGEWRKYGESSERTYNLFLPHRIAADRQGFLWVVGMVNVRYSHAELNNISTVDWMCPTDRVVQYNRNGVGLATFGIRHGTCIDGMAVDPRNDHIALMGWKDSYMKVYIFRPDGSVVRTLVRKERLVPFSSTLAVNRDGNIFVPTRTGTVQVYNETGQFLFSFGSYESGDGELKAPRDICTDRYGNVIVADRKNKRVSVFTSRGQFVHHVAIGLTVEHIAVGPEGQLVVTYPVDNGGIGMHGRPVRYNVSILCP is encoded by the coding sequence ATGAAATATGTTGCAGCTGCAAAAGGCAACGAACACCACATCATCACGTTCGATGGGAGAGATTCAGAATTGGGAGCGTTCGCCGAACTTCGTGGGGTTGCCGTATCTCCTCGTAACGAGGTATTTGTGATTGAAAAGGAACTATGTCAGGTGCAGATATTCAACCTGAAGGGCGCATACGTGCACCATTTCCCTACAGTTGTGTCGAGAAGTGAAGATGTGAGCCTTGATGGGAGTATGCCCGCGCCCGGACATCCTTTATTTATGTGTACTAGGGATGGAGAGTGGCGCAAATATGGCGAATCGAGTGAAAGAACCTATAACCTCTTCTTACCACATCGTATTGCCGCCGACAGACAGGGCTTCCTGTGGGTAGTGGGGATGGTAAATGTTCGTTATTCCCATGCTGAACTGAACAATATATCTACTGTAGATTGGATGTGCCCTACTGACCGAGTTGTGCAATATAATAGGAACGGTGTGGGATTGGCCACGTTTGGTATTCGGCATGGAACATGCATTGACGGAATGGCCGTGGATCCACGAAATGACCACATTGCTCTGATGGGTTGGAAAGACAGCTATATGAAGGTCTACATATTCCGTCCAGATGGATCTGTTGTGAGGACATTGGTTAGGAAAGAGCGCTTGGTGCCATTTTCTTCCACCCTTGCCGTCAACAGAGATGGAAACATCTTCGTCCCAACCCGCACGGGTACGGTACAGGTGTATAACGAGACTGGACAGTTCCTCTTCAGCTTCGGGAGCTATGAAAGCGGTGATGGCGAACTCAAAGCTCCTAGAGACATCTGCACGGACAGGTATGGAAACGTTATCGTAGCGGACCGCAAAAACAAGCGGGTATCCGTGTTTACAAGCCGCGGACAATTCGTTCACCATGTCGCCATTGGACTGACGGTAGAACACATTGCTGTAGGACCAGAAGGACAGTTGGTAGTGACCTATCCCGTCGATAATGGCGGGATCGGGATGCACGGACGCCCTGTCCGCTACAATGTTAGTATCttatgcccgtag